In Alteromonas sp. RKMC-009, the genomic stretch CGGCGGCAGTGGTGATGCCGATCTGTATGTGAGATACGGCAGCCAGCCTTCCACATCGGCCTATGATTGTCGTCCTTACAAGAACGGCAACAGTGAGGTGTGCACGTTTACTGCACCGGCTGACGGCACCTGGCATATCGGCCTGAGAGCTTACAGCACTTACAGCAACGTAACGTTAAGTTACAGCTACGAGTAGAAACAAAAATGGCCGGACATTCGTCCGGCCATTTTCATCATCACAGAGTGTATGCTGATAAACATGAGTATTTACAGGATCTGGTTATCCTTCCACTCAGCAATTTTCTTCTGTCTGGCTTCTTCACGTTCCAGGCGCATTTTCTTACGGTCACACGGCTCAGGACAATCACAGGCTTTCTCAATACCCAGTGCGCCTAAACCGCCACAACTGCCGGAAATGGACTTCTTCTGGATCAGATAACCCACAGCCATTGCCAGTACCATGGCAAGAAAAAACACAAACGCGAGGATAAATGTAGACATCATCGTCTCCTAATTCTTAACTTCAACCATAGTATCAAACTCAGGAGATGCATACTCCTCAAAGCCATCTGCTGTGCGACGAATTAAGAAAACGGCAAGATGTTCTTTCTCCGCCAGCGCTTTGGCTTCATCCCACCCCATCACATTAAACGCAGTGGCAAGGCCATCTGCAGTCATAGACGACGGGTCCACCACCGTTACCGACACCAGATTATGAGTAATGGGTTTACCGGTACGGGGATCAATCAGATGCGAATAACGCTTACCGTCCATTTCATAGTAATTACGGTAATCCCCTGAGGTGGCAATGGCATTCGTACCAATAGAGACAATTTTCTGCACCGAGCGTTCCGTTGAGACCGGCTTCTCAATGGCTATTAACCATTCCTCACCATTCCCCCGCTCGCCTTTAACACGCATTTCACCGCCGATTTCCACCAGGTAGTTGTGCAGATCATGCTTTTCCATAATCGCAGCAACCTGGTCTACACCGTAGCCTTTGGCAATAGTCGACAGGTCGACATAAACCATTGGATGCGTTTTCTTCAGACCCTGTTCTGAAATACTGATTTTATCCAGCCCGACATACTCACGGACTTCAGAAATCTGCTCTTCAGATGGCACCTTTTCAGGACGTTTGTTCGGACCAAAGCCCCACAAATTCACCAGCGGTCCCACTGTTACGTCCAGCACGTTATGACTCAGCTTACCGAGCCTGATAGCTTCAGTCACCACCAGTGAAGTTTCGTCACTTAACGGAAATGGCGTGGTGTAACGATTCTGGTTAAAACGGGATAATTCTGATGTGGGGTCATAGGTCGACATCAGTTTATTAATTTCTACTAACCGGGCATCAATAGCCTCTTGCAGACCATCAACCTGACCACGATCATCCACCACATACTTAACATTGTATGTGGTGCCCATGGTATTTCCGTGTAAATGCACAACCTGTTTGGCTTCCTCACCACAGGCACTAAGAAAGAGTACAACGAAAGCAAGTACACTAAAACGCAGATACTGATTAATCACTTCTTATCCTTATCTATTAAAAAAGGGGGCGATGCCCCCTTTTTCAATTATACCGTTTGCTGATTAACCACCAAAGTCATCAAGCAGGATATTTTCGTCTTCTACCCCAAGATCTTTCAGCATGTTGATAACAGCTGCGTTCATCATGGGAGGACCACACATGTAGAATTCACAATCTTCCGGAGCAGGGTGATCTTTCAGATAGTTCTCAAGCAAGACATTGTGGATGAAACCGGTATAGCCATCCCAGTTGTCTTCAGGTTGAGGGTCAGAAAGTGCAACATGCCATTCGAAGTTGTCATTCTCGGCAGCCAGCTCATCGAAATCTTCAACATAGAACATTTCGCGCAGTGAACGGGCACCGTACCAGAATGTGATCTTACGATCGGTTTTCAGACGACGAAGCTGGTCGAAGATGTGTGAACGCATAGGTGCCATACCTGCACCACCGCCAACAAACACCATTTCTGCGTCAGTTTCTTTCGCGAAGAATTCACCGAACGGACCAGAAATCGTTGCTTTATCACCTTCTTTCAGGCTCCAGATGTACGAAGACATTTTACCGGCAGGCAGAGTCAGGTTATTAGGCGGCGGCGTAGCAATACGCACGTTCAGCATAATAATACCTTCTTCTTCCGGGTAGTTCGCCATGGAGTAAGCACGGATAGTTTCTTCGTCGACTTTAGACTCGATGTCAAAGAAACCAAAGCGCTCCCAGTCACCACGGAACTTCTCAGGAATGTCGTAATCTTTGTATTTCACGTGATGGGGTGGCGCCTCAATCTGAATGTAACCACCGGCACGGAAAGGTACGCTTTCACCGTTAGGAATTTTAAGCTTAAGCTCTTTGATGAACGTGGCTTTGTTGTCGTTAGAAATAACTTCACAATCCCACTTTTTAACACCGAAGATTTCTTCTTCCAGTTCAATTTTCATGTCCTGCTTAATAGCAACCTGACATGATAAACGACAACCTTCACGGGCTTCACGCTTAGTGATGTGATCAAGCTCAGTTGGCAGAATTTCACCGCCACCTTCTTTGATGTCTACACGGCACTGACCACAAGAACCACCACCACCACATGCTGATGATACGAAAATACCCGCTTCAGCAAGTGCGCCCAGCAGTTTACCGCCTGGCTGTGTAGTAATCGCTTTCTCAGGATCATCGTTGATCATGATAGTCACGTCACCGCTTGGTACTAACTTAGATTTGGCAAACATGATAATAAATACCAGTGCCAGAACGATGACAATGAACATGCCAACGCCAAGTAACATTTCTATACTCATTTATATGCTCCTTTGCGTTATTACAGTGCGATACCAGTGAAAGACTGGAAGCCTAACGCCATCAGACCTGCGATCATGAACACAGAGCCCAGACCACGTACACCATCTGGCATATCAGCATATTTCAGTTTTTCACGAACAGCGGCCAGCAGAACGATAGCTAACGCCCAGCCCATACCACTACCTACACCGTAGACAATACTTTCAGTGAAGTTATATTCACGTTGAACCGCGAATGCCACACCACCGAAGATTGCACAGTTAACTGTGATTAGCGGAAGGAAGATACCCAGAGCGTTATATAACGCAGGGAAAAACTTATCTAACGCCATTTCCAGAATCTGTACTAACGCAGCAATAACGCCGATAAACGTCAGGAAGTTCAGGAAGCTTAAGTCTGCATCAGGGAAACCGGCCCATGCCAGCGCACCCGGAGCAAGAATGTTTACATAGATAACCTGGTTTACCGGTACAGAGATACCCAGTACCACAATAACGGCTACACCCAGACCCATCGCTGTTTTTACTTTCTTAGATACGGCCAGAAACGTACACATACCCAGGAACAACGACAGCGCCATGTTCTCGATAAAAATCGAGCGAACGAATAAAGACAGATAATGTTCCACGAATTACTCCTTAGGCTCGACTTGTTCCGGACGGAAAGTACGGATAATCCATACCATGCCACCGATCAGGAAGAATGAGCTGAATGGCAGGATCAACAGGCCATTGCCCTGATACCAGCCACCGTTTTGTACCAGCGGCAGAATTTCGAAACCAAGGATGGTGCCGAAGCCGAACAGCTCTTTAACTGTACCGATACAAATCAGAATGAAAGAGTAACCCAGACCATTACCAATACCGTCCAGGAAGCTCATCAGCGGAGGACTCTTCATCGCATACGCTTCTGCACGACCCATTACGATACAGTTGGTGATGATCAGACCAACGAATACTGAGAGCTGTTTGGATACCTCGTAAGAGTAAGCCTTCAGGATTTGGTCTACCACGATTACCAGAGAAGCGATGATGGTCATCTGAATGATGATACGTACGCTTGACGGAATCTGGTTACGGATTGCCGAGATAAACAGGTTAGAGAACGCCACAACGCTTGTCAGCGCCAGCGACATAACCAAAGCTGTTTCCAGCTTAGTTGTAATCGCCAGTGCAGAACAGATACCCAGTACCTGCAGGGCGATCGGGTTGTTGTCTAAAATCGGTCCAAAGAGGACCTTTTTCATTTCTTTAGTGTCAGCCACGATAAGACCCCTTTATGAACGCCATGCTTGTTTCTTAAGGAACGGACCGAAGCCCTGCTCGCCTACCCAGTACTGAATTGTGTTTTCAACACCATTACTGGTCAGGGTTGCGCCGGAAAGTGCATCTACAGAGTAAGGATTATCAGGGTTAGCATTTTTCTTAACCTCGATAGCAACATCACCGTTTTCGTACAGCTTCTTGCCATCCCACTTTGCCTGCCATGCAGGGTTTTGCACTTCACCGCCAAGTCCCGGCGTTTCTTTCTGCTGGTAGTAAATCAGTTCTTTCACAGTTTCACCGTCGGCATCAACTGCCAGGAAACCGTACATCAGATCCCACAGACCGCTACCGTGTACCGGCAGGATCACGCGGGTAACTTCACCGGCGTCATTGTGAACCAGATAGACACTGGCAACATTAGGACGACGTTGGAAGCCAACATTGCTGTTTACCACTTTGGTGCTTGTCTCAGTTACTTTTGCAGCTTTGTACATGTCGAAATCAGGTGAAGGCATTTCAGTGAATTCACCAGAGTCTAAGTCGACAAAACGGCGCTCAACAAACTCATCAAATTTTGCATTGATGGTGTCGTTGCTCATGCCAGTCTCATACAGACCTGCAGCAGTAAGAATGTTTGTTTGCTTATCCAATTGGGCGTTTGTTTGTTGCAGTGAACGCAGGCCAACAGCCGCACCCGACACAACAATTGAACAAACCAGACAGACGGCAACTACTACGCCAACTGTTTTTCCTAAAGATTCTTTCTTAGCCGACACGAGCTACCCTCCGCTTGATATTGCTTTGCGCGACGAAATAGTCGAACAGTGGCGCCCACAAGTTGGCAAACAGAATGGCCAACATTACACCTTCAGGGAAGGCAGGGTTGAGGACGCGGATCAGTACCGTCATGAAACCAATGAAGATACCGTATGCCCACTTACCTTTATTGGTAAACGACGCTGATACAGGGTCAGTTGCCATGAAGAACATACCAAAGGCAAGACCACCTACAACGAAGTGCCAATGAGCAGGCATTGCAAACATCGGGTTAGTGTCGCTGCCAATCATGTTAAGCAGAGTAGCAAAGAAGGCTACACCTACTGCAACACCGGCAACAATACGCCAGCTTGCAATTCGCATATACATGATGAACAGACCACCAATCATGATAGCCAGTGCAGATACTTCACCCGCAGAACCTGAAATGGTTCCGATGAAGCTATTCATCCACTGATCCATGTTGCTGTAATCTAAGTTACCGGAAGCCGCCTGGCTTAAAGATGTAGCACCTGAGAAACCATCGGCTGCTACCCATACCTGGTCACCTGAAATTTGTGCAGGGTACGCAAAGTATAAGAAAGCACGGCCAGACAGTGCAGGGTTAAGGAAGTTACGGCCAGTACCACCAAAGACTTCTTTAGCGATAACAACACCAAAAGTAATACCCAGAGCAACCTGCCATAATGGAATCGTTGCGGGCAGTGTCAGTGCGAACAGAACAGAAGTAACAAAGAAACCTTCGTTAACTTCGTGCTTACGAACTGATGCAAAAAGGACTTCCCAGAAACCACCTACTGCGAACGTTACTGCGTAGATTGGTAACCAGAAGCAGGCACCGTAGAAGAACAGGCCTAATCCGCCGGCACTGGCCAAATCACCACCTAATGCAGTGAAAATAGCTGCCTGCCAGCTGTCTGGTACAGTTGCACCGGCACCCAGCGCGTCTTGCGCTTGCAAACCGATGTTGTACATACCGAAGAACATGGCCGGGAATGTTGCCATCCATACCATGATCATAATACGTTTCAGGTCGATGCTGTCACGAACATGAGTACCGGCTTTGTTTACTTTACCGGGAGTATAAAAAATCGTTGCCGCTGCTTCATACAGTGCATACCACTTTTCATACTTACCACCCGGTTCAAAATCCGGCTCGATTTTTTCCAGATACGCTTTCAAACCCATGACTTAACCCTCTTTCTCAATGGTGGTTAAACAACTGCGCAGGATTGGACCGTAGCTGTATTTGCCCGGGCACACGTAAGTACACAGAGCTAAATCTTCTTCGTCCAATTCAAGGCAACCCATTGCCTGAGCACTGTCCGTATCGCCCGCAATCAAATCACGTAACAACAGTGTAGGAAGAATATCTAATGGCATAACACGCTCATAGTTACCGATTGGTACCATCGAACGCTCTGAACCATTAGTGGTGGTTGTCATGTCGTAATCTTTCGACGACAGGTGACCTAAATAAGCACGGGTTACAGAGTGCTTATCAGAACCCGGCGTGATCCAGCCGAGGAATTTCTTCTCACGACCTTCTTTTAACGCTGAAACCTGTAAGTGATAACGGCCTAAGAAACCGTGAACACCTTGCGCTGTAGTACCGTTCAGGACAGAACCTGACACTGTACGTACTTCACCATCAACCAGTTCACCGGCTGTCAGCTCTGCAATGTCAGCACCCAGAAGTGTTCTGACCAGGCGAGGATTTTTCGCAGCAGGACCTGCCAGCGAAACAACGCGACGGTTGTCCAGTTCACCGGTAGTCACGGTAGCACCGAACGCAAGAACGTCCTGGTAGTTAACAGACCAGACGGTTTTCTTGGCACCAACCGGATCAAGGTTGTGAATGTGCGTACCCGCAAGACCTGCAGGGTGCGGACCGCCAAACTCAGCAACGTCTACAGTCGCATCACCGGTAGACACTGACGCGCCTGCGGCTTTACAAACGTAAACCTTGCCACCACTCAGTTGCTTCAGCACTTTCAGGCCGGCAACAAAATCATCACTGCGCTCAGCGATGATTGCCACAGGATCTGCAGCAAGCGGGTTGGTATCCATTGCATTCACGAAAATGGAGGATGGTACAGAACCTAAAGCAGGTACTTTACTGAACGGACGCGTGCGTAACGCAGTCCACAGACCGGAGTCCACCAGTAAGGTTTGCAGTTGTTCCTGAGAAGCGTTTGCGATCTGGTCTGCAGCAATTTTCTCAAAAGTAACAGCTTCGTTACCTTCGATTTTTACTACTACAGATTGAAGAACACGTTTAGCACCACGGTTTACCTCTACCACTTCGCCCGCAGCTGGTGCAGTAAACTTAACGCCCGGATTCTTTTTGTCTTCAAAAAGAATCTGGCCTTTAGCCACTTTGTCACCAACCTGGACATGCATGGTAGGACGCATGCCAACATATTCTTCTCCCAGAACGGCAACGCGCGTGACAGCAGATCCATCGGAGATTTGCTGTTGCGGCGCTCCCTTAATAGGGAGGTCGAGACCTTTCTTGATTTTTATCATACGTAATCGCACTACTCTAATAGAAGAACCCTTATGCATGACTGCAGCATCCGCTGCCTGCATGCAGAAGCGCACTTACTAAATTAGGTATCCGTCACCTAAACTATTTATTGATTTTCCGTTGCAGCGTTCATGCACTCACCTTGCGGCGTTGCAAACTTCGATACGTGCCGGGATATTATCGTTATATTTTTATAGGGCCGGACATCAGCTGAAACCTGCACACATGCTATTGCCGGTGCGGTACTGAAGCGTGAGCCGGAAGCAGAGATATAAATACCCTCTACTTAACTACGGGATTTTAGCATTATCGCAGCACTTTAGGCTATGCAAATAATGGATTATCCACAATTTTTGTTAATTTTTAATATAACCACTGTGTGTTTTTCGCTATGTAATCGTTACATCCGCCTCAGCCAAAACTCTTCTATTGTAGTCTATCTTTGGTCTGACGCTTAACGGGGTCACACATTGTAATGCCATGACATAAGTCACTGGTTGGGATTGGCGGCGAAAGTCTACCACAAAGTTTTTCGAAACTGACTAAGACTTAACGCCTAATTACTGCGTGTTAACCCTTATTGCATAAATTTCATCCACATTGTCAAAACACACTTTGCAGATACATTAAAAAATGTACAAAAAAGCCGTCTGTCACGACGGCTTCTGCAAAATATTAATGAATTACCACTTAACCAGCGGATCCACGTCGGCGTCGTAATCAACACCGGCAATGTCAAAACCGAACAGTTTCAGGAACTCATGATGATAACCGGCATAATCGCTTAACTCATGGAAGTTTTCCTGTGTTACCTGATCCCACAGGGCTTTAATTTTCGCCTGTGTTGCATCATTGGTTTCCTTACCGTCCATACGGTAACGGTTCGCTTCGTCCAGTGTCGGGCTGTCGCTGTACAAGCACTCACTGAACAAGCCGGCGATTTGTTCGATACAGCCTTCGTGAGTACCTTCCTCTTTCATCACTTTATAGATCAGAGAGATATACAGAGGCATCACAGGAATAGCTGAACTGGCCTGGGTGACCAGCGCTTTCAATGAAGAAACATTCGCTTCAACCAGTTTTTCTGTGTGCTTGCCAATAATCGCAGCGGCTGCGCGATCGAGGTCTTCTTTGGCTTTACCGATAGTCGCCTGACCATAAATAGGCCAGGTAAGCTCTTTACCGATATAAGTATAGGCAGTGGTTTTACAGCCTTCAGCCAGAACACCGGCTTCGCCCAGGAAATCCATCCAGCGTTCCCAGTCTTCGCCACCCATCACTTTGATGGTGTTGTGAATTTCTTCATCGTTGGCAGGCTCTAACGTCACATCATGAACTTTGTCTTTATCTGTGTCGTAGGTTTTAGTGGTATACGCCTGACCAACAGGCTTCAGCGTAGACTTGTAGGTTTCGCCTGAAACAGGATCGGTACGGCGGGGAGATGCCAGTGAGTAAATGACCAGATCCACAGAACCCAGGTCTGCCTTAATTTGCTCAATCACCTGCGCCTTCATCTCGTCAGAGAACGCATCGCCATTAAAGGTTTTTGCGTACAGTCCGTTACTCTCTGCCTGCTGATGAAAAGCAGCTGTGTTATACCAGCCAGCAGTAGCTGTTTTACGTTCAGACGGCTCTTTTTCGAAACAAACACCTAAGGTTTTAGCACCATAGCCAAAGGCGGAAGTGATCCGCGATGCCAGACCGTACCCTGTTGAACAACCGATCACTAAAACATTTTTCGGGCCTTCACCCTGAACGCCCTGCTGGCGAACGTATTCAATTTGCTCAGCTACGGAAGCTGCACAGCCTGCCGGGTGCGCATTTGTACAGATGAAGCCTCTGACTTTAGGCTTGATAACCATAGTAGTTTTTCCTTTATTAATTGTGCGCGTATTGTAATAGCGTCTGTCGGGATAACAACTCTGAGCAGATCCAGCTCTGAATTATTAAAGAGAAAAGTCGTCAAAGATGCAAAGAGCGGCAGTCAGATGACTGCCGCAGCAGGCAGTTAACCCAGAATATCCAGCAGTTCTACATCAAATACTAATGTAGAGTACGGTGCAATTGCGCCACCCGCACCTTGTTCGCCGTAGGCCAGCTCATAAGGGATATACAGTTTCCACTTAGAGCCAACAGGCATCAGTTGCAGTGCTTCAGTCCAGCCACGGATAACACCGTTAACAGGGAATTCTGCAGGCTGACCGCGCTTGTAAGAGCTGTCGAAGACAGAACCGTCAATCAGTGTACCGTGGTAGTGAACACGCACATTGCTGTCAGCAGCAGGCTTGTCGCCTTCACCGGCTTCGATGATTTCATACTGCAGGCCGCTTTCAGTCACAGTGACTTCTTCACGCTCGGCGTTCTTTGCCAGGTATGCTTCACCTTCTTCGATTACCGCTTTGCTTTGCTCAGCTTTAGCAGCCTGCATACGCTGATGGATTTCGCCGAACGCATTACGCAGGGTATCGGTGTCAACCTGTGCTGCCTGGCCGTTAAACGCATCGCTTAACCCTTCTACAACTGCTTCTAGCGCAAGGCCTTCGAATGGGTTAGATTTAAGTTGCTCTCCCATTTGGAAACCAACACCGTAACTTGCTTGCGTTTCTACGCTGGTATATTTATCGGTCACATTGACTCCTGAAATTAAATTACAAGATTTGTTTATTTTTTGGGCTAATTATGACTACATTGAAGGCCAAGAAATAACCTGCCGGCAAGTTTACCATATCGGGCTGCAACATGCTTGGGGCTTGGGATTTGTTAAATGAACTTTTCATTAAGGTTTAATTTATAACTCAAAGTGGTTAGACAAGTTTGACAATTTTGAAGTAAGGTTATGGGCATATACAGTAGGAGGATGCTATGCAATCACACTATGATGCCGAACTGAAAGACACAGTCCGGTACTTGGGAAAAGTCCTTGGCGAAACCATTAAAGCTGAATTAGGTCAGGAATGGTTAGACCGCATTGAGACCATCAGAAAAGATGGTCGTTCTTCATTTCAGGGCGATGCAACCCGTAGCGAAAATCTGAAAGAAATTTTCAAAAATCTGACGGATTCTGATCTTTTGACGGTCGGACGAGCTTTCGCACAGTTCCTGACATTAGGTAATATTGCCGAGCAGGAATACAAC encodes the following:
- the nqrM gene encoding (Na+)-NQR maturation NqrM, encoding MSTFILAFVFFLAMVLAMAVGYLIQKKSISGSCGGLGALGIEKACDCPEPCDRKKMRLEREEARQKKIAEWKDNQIL
- a CDS encoding FAD:protein FMN transferase — its product is MNQYLRFSVLAFVVLFLSACGEEAKQVVHLHGNTMGTTYNVKYVVDDRGQVDGLQEAIDARLVEINKLMSTYDPTSELSRFNQNRYTTPFPLSDETSLVVTEAIRLGKLSHNVLDVTVGPLVNLWGFGPNKRPEKVPSEEQISEVREYVGLDKISISEQGLKKTHPMVYVDLSTIAKGYGVDQVAAIMEKHDLHNYLVEIGGEMRVKGERGNGEEWLIAIEKPVSTERSVQKIVSIGTNAIATSGDYRNYYEMDGKRYSHLIDPRTGKPITHNLVSVTVVDPSSMTADGLATAFNVMGWDEAKALAEKEHLAVFLIRRTADGFEEYASPEFDTMVEVKN
- the nqrF gene encoding NADH:ubiquinone reductase (Na(+)-transporting) subunit F codes for the protein MSIEMLLGVGMFIVIVLALVFIIMFAKSKLVPSGDVTIMINDDPEKAITTQPGGKLLGALAEAGIFVSSACGGGGSCGQCRVDIKEGGGEILPTELDHITKREAREGCRLSCQVAIKQDMKIELEEEIFGVKKWDCEVISNDNKATFIKELKLKIPNGESVPFRAGGYIQIEAPPHHVKYKDYDIPEKFRGDWERFGFFDIESKVDEETIRAYSMANYPEEEGIIMLNVRIATPPPNNLTLPAGKMSSYIWSLKEGDKATISGPFGEFFAKETDAEMVFVGGGAGMAPMRSHIFDQLRRLKTDRKITFWYGARSLREMFYVEDFDELAAENDNFEWHVALSDPQPEDNWDGYTGFIHNVLLENYLKDHPAPEDCEFYMCGPPMMNAAVINMLKDLGVEDENILLDDFGG
- the nqrE gene encoding NADH:ubiquinone reductase (Na(+)-transporting) subunit E; translated protein: MEHYLSLFVRSIFIENMALSLFLGMCTFLAVSKKVKTAMGLGVAVIVVLGISVPVNQVIYVNILAPGALAWAGFPDADLSFLNFLTFIGVIAALVQILEMALDKFFPALYNALGIFLPLITVNCAIFGGVAFAVQREYNFTESIVYGVGSGMGWALAIVLLAAVREKLKYADMPDGVRGLGSVFMIAGLMALGFQSFTGIAL
- a CDS encoding NADH:ubiquinone reductase (Na(+)-transporting) subunit D — translated: MADTKEMKKVLFGPILDNNPIALQVLGICSALAITTKLETALVMSLALTSVVAFSNLFISAIRNQIPSSVRIIIQMTIIASLVIVVDQILKAYSYEVSKQLSVFVGLIITNCIVMGRAEAYAMKSPPLMSFLDGIGNGLGYSFILICIGTVKELFGFGTILGFEILPLVQNGGWYQGNGLLILPFSSFFLIGGMVWIIRTFRPEQVEPKE
- a CDS encoding Na(+)-translocating NADH-quinone reductase subunit C, which translates into the protein MSAKKESLGKTVGVVVAVCLVCSIVVSGAAVGLRSLQQTNAQLDKQTNILTAAGLYETGMSNDTINAKFDEFVERRFVDLDSGEFTEMPSPDFDMYKAAKVTETSTKVVNSNVGFQRRPNVASVYLVHNDAGEVTRVILPVHGSGLWDLMYGFLAVDADGETVKELIYYQQKETPGLGGEVQNPAWQAKWDGKKLYENGDVAIEVKKNANPDNPYSVDALSGATLTSNGVENTIQYWVGEQGFGPFLKKQAWRS
- a CDS encoding NADH:ubiquinone reductase (Na(+)-transporting) subunit B, which encodes MGLKAYLEKIEPDFEPGGKYEKWYALYEAAATIFYTPGKVNKAGTHVRDSIDLKRIMIMVWMATFPAMFFGMYNIGLQAQDALGAGATVPDSWQAAIFTALGGDLASAGGLGLFFYGACFWLPIYAVTFAVGGFWEVLFASVRKHEVNEGFFVTSVLFALTLPATIPLWQVALGITFGVVIAKEVFGGTGRNFLNPALSGRAFLYFAYPAQISGDQVWVAADGFSGATSLSQAASGNLDYSNMDQWMNSFIGTISGSAGEVSALAIMIGGLFIMYMRIASWRIVAGVAVGVAFFATLLNMIGSDTNPMFAMPAHWHFVVGGLAFGMFFMATDPVSASFTNKGKWAYGIFIGFMTVLIRVLNPAFPEGVMLAILFANLWAPLFDYFVAQSNIKRRVARVG
- a CDS encoding Na(+)-translocating NADH-quinone reductase subunit A, which produces MIKIKKGLDLPIKGAPQQQISDGSAVTRVAVLGEEYVGMRPTMHVQVGDKVAKGQILFEDKKNPGVKFTAPAAGEVVEVNRGAKRVLQSVVVKIEGNEAVTFEKIAADQIANASQEQLQTLLVDSGLWTALRTRPFSKVPALGSVPSSIFVNAMDTNPLAADPVAIIAERSDDFVAGLKVLKQLSGGKVYVCKAAGASVSTGDATVDVAEFGGPHPAGLAGTHIHNLDPVGAKKTVWSVNYQDVLAFGATVTTGELDNRRVVSLAGPAAKNPRLVRTLLGADIAELTAGELVDGEVRTVSGSVLNGTTAQGVHGFLGRYHLQVSALKEGREKKFLGWITPGSDKHSVTRAYLGHLSSKDYDMTTTTNGSERSMVPIGNYERVMPLDILPTLLLRDLIAGDTDSAQAMGCLELDEEDLALCTYVCPGKYSYGPILRSCLTTIEKEG
- the fabV gene encoding enoyl-ACP reductase FabV is translated as MVIKPKVRGFICTNAHPAGCAASVAEQIEYVRQQGVQGEGPKNVLVIGCSTGYGLASRITSAFGYGAKTLGVCFEKEPSERKTATAGWYNTAAFHQQAESNGLYAKTFNGDAFSDEMKAQVIEQIKADLGSVDLVIYSLASPRRTDPVSGETYKSTLKPVGQAYTTKTYDTDKDKVHDVTLEPANDEEIHNTIKVMGGEDWERWMDFLGEAGVLAEGCKTTAYTYIGKELTWPIYGQATIGKAKEDLDRAAAAIIGKHTEKLVEANVSSLKALVTQASSAIPVMPLYISLIYKVMKEEGTHEGCIEQIAGLFSECLYSDSPTLDEANRYRMDGKETNDATQAKIKALWDQVTQENFHELSDYAGYHHEFLKLFGFDIAGVDYDADVDPLVKW
- a CDS encoding FKBP-type peptidyl-prolyl cis-trans isomerase; translated protein: MGEQLKSNPFEGLALEAVVEGLSDAFNGQAAQVDTDTLRNAFGEIHQRMQAAKAEQSKAVIEEGEAYLAKNAEREEVTVTESGLQYEIIEAGEGDKPAADSNVRVHYHGTLIDGSVFDSSYKRGQPAEFPVNGVIRGWTEALQLMPVGSKWKLYIPYELAYGEQGAGGAIAPYSTLVFDVELLDILG